The proteins below come from a single Miscanthus floridulus cultivar M001 chromosome 1, ASM1932011v1, whole genome shotgun sequence genomic window:
- the LOC136458290 gene encoding LOW QUALITY PROTEIN: uncharacterized protein (The sequence of the model RefSeq protein was modified relative to this genomic sequence to represent the inferred CDS: substituted 2 bases at 2 genomic stop codons), with amino-acid sequence MPTSSRPTAQPIQRQASRAARVALALPSHRSRIPSTPSSHHLPMHQILMCQPDTHETLVPXLPSHSASXLPIYIPTPRCSRLAHKTLELLGIATFATVPMASRCSSLSLPWLLFLVLVLGDAAAAMAMPRPLLGIAEPPTAAAPGTAAGPAGASRPGGGGRPDRSVAGAEVILAGFAAAVMVIIFCYIRVTRKNSSSSSGVGVGLGSGGKQQGL; translated from the coding sequence ATGCCGACCTCCTCCCGCCCAACCGCCCAACCAATCCAACGACAAGCAAGCAGGGCAGCGCGCGTTGCACTTGCATTGCCATCGCATCGCAGCAGAATCCCGTCAACACCCAGCTCACACCATCTCCCTATGCATCAGATTCTCATGTGCCAGCCGGACACACACGAGACCTTGGTCCCCTAGCTTCCATCTCATTCCGCCAGCTGACTGCCAATATATATACCAACCCCACGCTGTTCTCGTCTCGCACACAAAACCCTGGAGCTCCTTGGCATTGCCACCTTCGCAACTGTGCCAATGGCGAGCCGCTGCAGCTCCTTGTCATTGCCATGGCTGCTCTTCCTGGTGCTGGTCCTTGGCGACGCTGCGGCTGCGATGGCGATGCCCAGGCCGCTGCTGGGCATCGCCGAGCCGCCGACCGCCGCCGCGCCAGGCACGGCAGCGGGGCCCGCCGGCGCGTCGCGGCCCGGGGGAGGCGGGAGGCCTGACCGGTCGGTGGCAGGCGCGGAGGTGATCCTCGCTGGGTTCGCTGCCGCGGTGATGGTCATCATCTTCTGCTATATCAGAGTCACCAGGaaaaacagcagcagcagcagcggtgtGGGAGTGGGATTGGGATCAGGAGGGAAGCAGCAGGGCTTGTGA